In Neorhodopirellula lusitana, the following are encoded in one genomic region:
- a CDS encoding Na+/H+ antiporter NhaC family protein has product MNLNPPSHDPSALNEKGKRKISVGRIAALVACVGVAVSFAVGKWGQLEQVTEKIAIEQVVEEGEAWVVVDEEKVTVRSLPIWKPSEAEALTAQELSVKGYRDSEDQAVRIVRSAHYRWWSFLPALMAVAMCLLTKEPIISLLAGVVSGGLLLGRYNIVDEVLMPSLASVSGAGILLLYLWLLGALMGIWSRNGAAEAFANWATRHFVRGPRSAKLVAWGLGVLFFQGGAISTVLVGTTVRPVADRQRISHEELSYIVDSTASPIAILLAFNAWPLYVQTLIFVPGVACLATEADRLSFFFGSLPFSFYAWFAILGTFLLTVEKAPFLGKRMRAAMERSRTTGQLDRPGSEPMLSTELQASQTPEGYVPSVLEFVLPLTILTGIAVGSFWISGAPEVRVAFAVAVVVAAITSLIRGMSLTDLMLGINNGLKGVVVASVILLLAVTLGGITRETGAAYYLTNGLGDSIPYLLLPGMLFVLTVAIAFSTGTSWGTYAVAFPLAMPLAISVAGASDLSDPQRFLAICFASVLNGSVMGDQCSPISDTTVLSSMTTGADLMDHVLTQAVPAMAAAAIALILWTLLTLTC; this is encoded by the coding sequence TTGAATCTCAATCCGCCCAGTCACGATCCTTCCGCTTTGAACGAGAAAGGGAAACGCAAAATCAGCGTGGGTCGGATAGCGGCGTTGGTCGCTTGTGTGGGCGTCGCGGTTTCCTTTGCCGTCGGTAAGTGGGGGCAGCTTGAACAGGTGACAGAGAAGATTGCGATCGAGCAAGTCGTCGAGGAAGGTGAAGCGTGGGTTGTCGTCGATGAAGAAAAAGTGACGGTTCGTTCGCTGCCAATTTGGAAGCCGAGCGAAGCGGAGGCACTGACGGCGCAAGAGCTTAGCGTCAAAGGTTATCGGGATAGCGAGGACCAGGCTGTTCGCATCGTGCGTTCGGCTCATTATCGGTGGTGGTCGTTTTTGCCCGCGCTCATGGCAGTGGCGATGTGCTTGCTCACCAAGGAACCGATCATTTCGCTGCTGGCAGGCGTCGTATCGGGCGGCTTGTTGCTGGGACGATACAACATTGTCGATGAGGTGCTAATGCCTTCACTGGCGAGTGTGAGTGGTGCGGGCATCTTGCTGTTGTATCTTTGGTTGCTTGGTGCGCTGATGGGAATTTGGTCCCGCAACGGTGCCGCTGAAGCATTTGCCAACTGGGCGACACGTCATTTCGTTCGCGGACCGCGATCAGCGAAGTTGGTTGCTTGGGGGTTGGGCGTCCTGTTTTTTCAAGGCGGAGCAATCAGTACCGTTTTGGTCGGGACGACGGTTCGTCCCGTTGCGGATCGGCAGCGAATCAGTCACGAAGAATTGTCTTACATCGTCGACTCCACTGCCTCGCCGATTGCCATTTTGTTGGCTTTCAATGCTTGGCCGTTGTATGTGCAAACGCTGATCTTTGTTCCGGGCGTCGCGTGTTTAGCAACCGAAGCGGATCGACTTAGCTTTTTCTTTGGATCACTTCCATTTAGCTTCTATGCGTGGTTTGCCATTCTTGGCACGTTTCTGTTGACTGTCGAAAAAGCTCCCTTCTTGGGCAAGCGAATGCGGGCGGCGATGGAACGATCGAGAACGACCGGACAGCTCGATCGTCCTGGCAGTGAACCTATGTTGTCGACTGAACTGCAGGCCAGTCAGACACCCGAAGGTTACGTTCCCTCGGTGCTGGAGTTTGTGTTGCCACTCACAATATTGACCGGGATCGCTGTCGGCTCTTTTTGGATTTCGGGTGCACCTGAAGTCCGAGTCGCGTTCGCAGTCGCAGTTGTCGTGGCAGCGATCACGTCGCTGATTCGGGGAATGTCGTTAACCGATTTGATGCTTGGGATTAACAACGGTTTGAAAGGCGTGGTCGTCGCCTCGGTAATTCTCTTGCTCGCTGTGACACTGGGGGGAATCACTCGTGAAACGGGGGCAGCCTACTACTTGACCAACGGTCTGGGGGATTCGATTCCCTATCTACTTTTGCCTGGAATGCTGTTTGTGCTGACCGTTGCAATCGCTTTTTCAACCGGCACGAGTTGGGGGACTTACGCAGTTGCATTTCCGCTGGCGATGCCACTGGCAATATCTGTCGCTGGGGCATCGGATCTGAGCGATCCACAGCGGTTCCTTGCAATCTGTTTCGCCTCGGTTCTCAACGGCAGTGTGATGGGCGATCAGTGCTCTCCGATCTCAGACACCACCGTCTTAAGTTCGATGACCACAGGTGCGGATTTGATGGACCATGTGCTAACGCAAGCCGTTCCCGCTATGGCTGCAGCGGCAATCGCCCTCATTCTATGGACTCTGCTCACGTTGACTTGCTAA
- a CDS encoding VOC family protein, which yields MVTPFHLAFQVRDIDEARDFYGLKMGLPEGRSDTNWIDFNMFGHQVVTHLNPALGPTGRVANHCNPVDSHAVPVPHFGVVLEVETWKQLSERVRGFIDHFIIEPYVRFEGLPGEQYTMFFEDPSGNALEFKAFADIEADLFAK from the coding sequence ATGGTCACTCCCTTTCATCTTGCTTTCCAAGTTCGTGACATTGATGAAGCACGTGATTTCTACGGACTCAAAATGGGGCTACCAGAAGGACGAAGTGATACAAATTGGATCGACTTCAACATGTTCGGCCACCAGGTTGTCACTCACCTCAACCCAGCACTTGGCCCAACCGGTCGCGTTGCGAATCATTGCAACCCGGTCGACAGCCATGCTGTCCCGGTTCCTCATTTCGGCGTGGTTCTAGAAGTCGAAACGTGGAAGCAACTTTCCGAGCGTGTCCGTGGCTTCATCGATCACTTTATCATCGAACCCTACGTTCGCTTCGAAGGCTTACCAGGTGAGCAATACACCATGTTCTTTGAAGACCCCAGTGGCAACGCACTGGAATTCAAAGCATTTGCAGACATCGAAGCCGATCTATTTGCAAAATAG
- a CDS encoding sigma-54-dependent transcriptional regulator codes for MSPFPPSNGVRDLSTQSPAQVLFVDDIPELCEHMVATLASVGIQAMSVSCPSKALPEIIDGRYQLVMTTLVMSEMSGFDFIRKVRGIGCNVPIMMITGYGDEKSAIEASRLGVIDYMTKPIADDEVIARVQRVLNNLQCHGQAKPQSLSNMVSADPRMLEIFEWVKTVAPTDSKALILGQTGAGKQLLAKAIHQESQRAKEPFVEVNCAAIPENLIESELFGHEAGAFTGATSRRIGRFEQAGSGTLFLDEIAELGFSLQSKLLHVLENGIFSRVGGSETLTSKARLVSATNRDLEHEVEQGRFRADLFYRLNVMSIDLPPLSQRRGDIPLLAKHFLREFLDGRKPIPKFTKSALDVLSGYRWPGNVRELQNVVEQLAVLHRSEQIEATDLPERILRRDRAVETPSSSVPSSSVSSDLLPVDDWQSEPFREAKKSFEEAYLRQVISDSCGNLADAARKSQLDRGQFYRLAKRYGLTADGLS; via the coding sequence ATGTCTCCATTCCCGCCCTCCAACGGAGTCAGAGATCTGTCCACTCAGTCACCTGCTCAGGTTTTGTTTGTCGATGATATCCCTGAGTTGTGCGAACACATGGTGGCGACGTTAGCGAGTGTGGGGATTCAGGCCATGTCCGTCAGTTGCCCTTCGAAAGCGCTTCCCGAGATAATCGATGGGCGTTATCAGTTAGTCATGACGACACTGGTCATGAGCGAGATGAGTGGCTTTGATTTTATAAGGAAGGTTCGTGGTATCGGCTGCAATGTTCCGATCATGATGATCACCGGTTATGGAGATGAGAAATCGGCGATAGAGGCTTCCCGATTGGGGGTCATTGATTATATGACTAAGCCAATCGCTGACGATGAAGTCATTGCTCGGGTCCAGCGGGTGTTGAATAACCTCCAATGCCACGGCCAAGCGAAACCACAATCGTTGTCCAACATGGTCTCAGCCGACCCACGGATGCTGGAGATTTTTGAATGGGTAAAGACGGTTGCGCCCACCGATAGCAAGGCTTTAATTCTGGGGCAAACCGGGGCAGGCAAACAGTTGCTTGCAAAAGCGATTCATCAAGAAAGCCAAAGGGCGAAAGAGCCTTTTGTTGAAGTCAATTGTGCCGCGATACCTGAAAATTTGATCGAGAGCGAGCTGTTCGGGCACGAAGCGGGGGCCTTTACAGGCGCGACTTCGCGACGGATTGGACGGTTTGAACAAGCCGGGAGCGGGACTCTTTTCTTGGATGAGATCGCCGAACTCGGCTTTAGTTTGCAGTCGAAACTACTGCACGTGCTGGAAAACGGAATCTTCAGCCGAGTCGGTGGAAGTGAGACGCTGACGAGCAAGGCTCGGTTGGTTTCCGCGACCAATCGAGACTTAGAACACGAGGTTGAGCAGGGGCGATTTCGAGCCGATTTGTTCTATCGTCTCAATGTCATGTCGATCGACTTGCCGCCCTTGTCCCAGAGGCGGGGCGACATTCCGCTTTTAGCCAAGCATTTTTTGAGAGAGTTTCTCGACGGAAGAAAACCAATACCGAAGTTCACGAAGTCGGCACTGGATGTTCTTTCAGGTTACCGATGGCCAGGGAATGTTCGCGAACTCCAAAACGTTGTTGAGCAGCTAGCGGTTTTGCATCGGAGTGAGCAGATCGAGGCGACCGATTTGCCCGAGCGGATCCTGCGGCGTGATCGTGCCGTGGAGACTCCCAGTTCCTCTGTGCCCAGTTCCTCAGTATCGAGTGATCTACTGCCCGTTGATGATTGGCAATCGGAGCCGTTTCGGGAGGCCAAAAAATCTTTCGAAGAGGCGTATCTCCGGCAAGTCATTTCCGATAGCTGCGGGAACCTTGCCGACGCCGCACGCAAATCCCAGTTAGATCGAGGGCAGTTTTATCGCCTAGCAAAACGCTATGGCTTGACTGCTGATGGCCTTTCATAG
- a CDS encoding DUF1559 domain-containing protein — MLRMRSRTGFTLVELLVVIAIIGVLVGLLLPAVQAAREAARRMSCSNNFKQIGLAIHNYHSAYNHLPIQGSGSEGGANGIPWETFNSTVHSSNRRLSYLVGLLPFIEQQALWEQISNPLYGRSDEYPTGVGISYPWNPMGCTPQNDGYPPWVTEIPGYRCPSDPGFGLPASGRTNYAACLGDSSYYGSRGSLYVDDDPISGETLSPVSVPYTPIRSRSIEAKAKNRGFFQPQETCAFRDILDGLSNTIAAGEIATHLGDRDIRTMGYDHTSNSAIRDNPSICLDSGKIDPDRPQFWIAGAPLMEDNSSYNESFARGFRWAEFHNYFTGMYTILAPNSEVCNVNWYDTGTSPPSSRHQGGCHVLMGDGAVKFITDSIEAGNRRAPMVYIDGTGDSAKGSISPYGLWGALGTRASREIINGEF, encoded by the coding sequence ATGTTACGAATGCGTTCTAGGACCGGTTTTACACTAGTCGAACTGCTAGTTGTCATCGCCATCATAGGAGTGCTCGTCGGCCTGTTGCTTCCAGCAGTGCAGGCGGCACGCGAGGCTGCGAGACGAATGTCATGCAGTAATAACTTCAAGCAGATTGGCTTGGCCATACACAACTATCACAGTGCTTACAATCACTTGCCGATTCAAGGATCTGGTTCTGAGGGCGGGGCGAATGGGATTCCTTGGGAGACCTTTAATTCGACGGTTCACTCTTCCAATCGTCGGCTCAGTTACCTAGTCGGACTTCTTCCCTTCATTGAACAGCAAGCATTGTGGGAGCAAATCAGCAACCCGTTGTACGGCAGGTCTGATGAGTACCCTACCGGAGTTGGAATTAGCTACCCGTGGAATCCGATGGGATGCACGCCCCAAAACGATGGCTATCCGCCTTGGGTTACCGAAATTCCAGGCTATCGATGTCCAAGTGATCCAGGATTCGGACTTCCCGCCAGTGGACGCACGAACTACGCGGCATGCTTAGGTGACTCAAGTTACTACGGTAGTCGAGGAAGCCTCTATGTCGATGACGACCCGATTTCTGGCGAAACACTCTCGCCCGTTTCAGTTCCCTACACACCCATTCGTAGTAGGTCAATTGAAGCGAAAGCTAAGAACCGTGGCTTCTTCCAACCGCAAGAAACGTGTGCCTTTCGTGACATTCTCGATGGTCTTTCCAATACGATTGCTGCCGGTGAGATCGCGACGCACCTAGGTGATCGTGACATTCGAACGATGGGCTACGACCATACATCCAATAGTGCGATCCGCGACAACCCGTCGATCTGCTTAGATAGCGGAAAGATTGATCCCGATCGCCCTCAGTTCTGGATCGCGGGTGCACCCCTGATGGAAGACAATTCAAGCTACAACGAAAGCTTTGCCCGCGGATTCCGCTGGGCTGAATTCCACAACTACTTCACTGGGATGTATACAATCCTTGCTCCGAATAGTGAGGTCTGCAACGTGAATTGGTACGACACTGGAACCAGTCCTCCATCGAGTCGACACCAAGGTGGATGCCACGTCCTGATGGGGGATGGCGCGGTGAAATTCATCACCGACTCTATCGAAGCTGGGAATCGCCGAGCACCGATGGTTTACATCGATGGTACAGGCGATTCTGCGAAAGGCTCGATTAGTCCGTATGGTCTGTGGGGAGCTTTAGGCACGCGTGCCTCACGAGAAATCATCAATGGAGAGTTCTGA
- a CDS encoding efflux RND transporter periplasmic adaptor subunit — MRETVQLSVVNEATEIVNTGIVPSKANFAVIRLFGTRRGGLSDHNTCQDVASILPSRLAPSHHSAPLAANWQMFSMKFLTHVVIRLMIPLCVLAAGVYGYVLLSEEPERKEAEAPADQIVRTRVQFLTTGDYPIRIVTHGVVSPHNRVTLSAEVTGTIKTTYPAMEVGSYFKAGDLLLEIDDRDYQTSLKIAREENQLAEATLKLNQAAYGRMKQLVERDSASSLELDQTFASLVQARSEVEISASTIDQALRNLERTKIVAPFDGRVATKIVGEGQLVSAGTPLGDVFAVDYAEVRLPIASRELKHVSLPEMEGDPPVALELRDAINDSSDAVWQAKIVRTEGVLDAGSLELFAIARVDDPFALNSKHRVLRIGQPVIASIQGETLRDVVAIPRAAVRRMDLVYLIDGTKQTIRSLTIDPLWSDADHLVVHQNVIEPGELLATTTLVYAPEGSTVEIIPEVDAGEAFAGKPSPLEPTP, encoded by the coding sequence GTGAGGGAAACCGTTCAGCTTTCGGTGGTGAATGAGGCAACTGAGATTGTTAACACGGGAATCGTCCCGTCGAAGGCAAACTTTGCGGTCATTCGACTGTTTGGGACTCGACGTGGCGGCTTGTCCGATCACAATACTTGCCAAGATGTCGCCTCCATCTTGCCATCCCGCCTCGCACCTTCCCACCATTCGGCACCCCTTGCCGCCAACTGGCAAATGTTCAGTATGAAATTCCTCACGCATGTCGTGATTCGATTGATGATTCCACTCTGCGTCCTGGCTGCCGGTGTGTACGGATACGTGCTGCTGTCTGAGGAGCCGGAACGGAAGGAGGCCGAGGCACCAGCCGATCAAATCGTTCGAACCCGCGTGCAATTCCTCACCACGGGTGACTATCCGATCCGAATCGTCACCCACGGAGTTGTCAGCCCTCACAATCGCGTGACGCTTAGCGCCGAAGTCACCGGGACCATCAAGACCACTTACCCGGCCATGGAAGTCGGTTCGTATTTTAAGGCAGGCGATCTGTTGTTGGAGATCGATGATCGTGACTATCAAACGTCACTGAAGATCGCCCGGGAAGAGAATCAACTGGCCGAAGCGACGCTGAAATTGAATCAGGCGGCCTATGGTCGGATGAAGCAGCTTGTCGAGCGAGATAGCGCGTCCAGTCTTGAACTGGATCAAACTTTTGCATCGCTGGTGCAGGCTCGATCGGAAGTCGAGATTTCTGCTTCAACGATCGATCAAGCATTGCGAAATTTGGAGCGGACAAAAATCGTCGCCCCGTTCGATGGTCGTGTCGCAACCAAGATCGTGGGCGAAGGCCAACTGGTCAGCGCGGGCACACCGCTGGGCGATGTATTTGCGGTCGACTACGCCGAAGTGCGTTTGCCGATCGCCAGCCGAGAGCTGAAGCATGTCAGTCTGCCCGAGATGGAAGGCGACCCACCGGTCGCTTTGGAGCTTCGTGACGCGATCAACGATTCGTCCGACGCCGTTTGGCAAGCCAAGATTGTTCGTACCGAAGGCGTGTTGGACGCGGGCTCGCTGGAGCTATTTGCAATCGCTCGCGTGGATGATCCCTTTGCACTGAATTCCAAACATCGTGTTTTGCGAATTGGACAACCCGTCATCGCGTCGATCCAAGGCGAAACGTTGCGTGATGTGGTCGCGATTCCACGAGCCGCAGTTCGACGGATGGATTTGGTGTACTTGATTGACGGCACGAAACAGACAATCCGCTCTTTGACGATTGATCCGTTGTGGTCGGATGCAGATCATTTGGTTGTTCATCAAAACGTCATTGAACCGGGCGAACTTTTGGCGACCACGACGCTGGTTTATGCACCGGAAGGCAGCACGGTTGAGATCATTCCCGAAGTCGACGCGGGCGAAGCATTCGCTGGTAAACCTTCTCCGTTGGAACCGACACCGTGA
- the ggt gene encoding gamma-glutamyltransferase gives MNRIQTHALLAVFAVHGLLGFDDLRAIADSPNVTSAITFEQPERTAVDVAKGANGMVVSETPLASLVGRGILSKGGNAVDAAVAVAIALQVTRPEAGNIGGGGFMMLAPPSPADGEPEVLCVDYRETAPQSNDAGPLNPGSLSPYVNTWDVKFAGVPGTLRGLELAHQRYGRLPWSELFEPSIQLCENGFPVDAHFVYSVNTCLQSERIQSDHRYGELRRVYSGPNDGYWRVGDRFRQPDLAKTLRLIGDQGADAFYEGPIADQIVQEMHDFGGWITKRDLAQYKAVTREALHTRIGGMDVYGAPPPSSGGTVVLMQLKMLERLGFVKPFVKETPNRDWTADQVHLATEVMRRAFRDRAEFLGDPAFTDLPDYLLSDKYVDDLVQTIDREHATSSVAIAGNIPLRSGPPVSEETTHFSIVDSEGFAVSNTYTLEHRFGCRIVVRGMGFLLNNEMGDFNRVPGYTNMDGWIGTPPNQVAPNKRMLSSMSPTIVKEHGHVRLVVGSPGSRSIINSVTLVIAQHLFFGRTLEQSVDAQRFHHQWLPDQIRMEKHFVETAPELVSELGDRGHQVIVAPTHRQGSVHAISIIGDTEEAIGVADWRRGGAAEAVAQRLPATERQDNNRPRKSMDNGGVSLPDSPKVLSKLIRE, from the coding sequence ATGAACCGAATTCAAACCCATGCCTTGCTCGCCGTCTTCGCCGTCCACGGACTCTTAGGATTTGACGATCTGCGGGCAATCGCTGACTCACCGAACGTTACGTCTGCGATCACTTTCGAGCAACCGGAACGGACCGCCGTTGATGTCGCCAAGGGGGCAAACGGCATGGTCGTCAGTGAGACGCCTTTGGCCTCGTTGGTTGGCCGAGGCATCCTAAGTAAGGGCGGTAACGCTGTGGATGCAGCGGTGGCGGTGGCCATCGCATTGCAAGTCACTCGGCCGGAAGCGGGTAACATTGGTGGCGGTGGATTCATGATGCTGGCGCCACCATCGCCCGCGGATGGCGAACCGGAGGTGTTGTGCGTTGATTATCGTGAAACCGCGCCGCAATCGAATGATGCCGGGCCGCTGAACCCTGGTTCACTCAGTCCGTACGTGAATACTTGGGATGTTAAGTTTGCGGGGGTTCCCGGAACGCTTCGCGGGTTGGAACTGGCCCATCAACGCTACGGTCGCTTGCCATGGTCTGAACTGTTTGAACCATCGATCCAATTGTGTGAAAACGGATTTCCAGTCGACGCCCACTTTGTTTATTCGGTGAATACTTGCTTGCAGAGTGAGCGAATTCAGTCGGACCATCGCTACGGAGAACTTCGGCGTGTTTATTCGGGGCCCAACGATGGATACTGGCGAGTGGGTGATCGTTTCAGACAGCCGGATCTTGCCAAGACGCTCCGTTTGATTGGTGACCAGGGGGCAGACGCATTCTATGAAGGCCCGATCGCGGACCAGATCGTGCAAGAGATGCATGACTTCGGTGGATGGATCACGAAGCGAGATCTGGCACAATACAAGGCGGTCACTCGTGAGGCGTTGCACACACGTATCGGTGGGATGGATGTCTATGGTGCACCGCCGCCAAGTTCCGGTGGGACAGTTGTCTTGATGCAGCTCAAAATGCTAGAGCGTCTTGGCTTCGTTAAGCCGTTCGTCAAAGAGACGCCAAATCGTGATTGGACGGCCGATCAGGTTCATCTTGCCACTGAGGTGATGCGGCGTGCGTTTCGAGATCGGGCCGAGTTCCTCGGTGACCCCGCGTTTACTGATCTCCCTGACTATCTATTGAGCGATAAGTACGTTGATGATCTCGTTCAAACGATTGATCGTGAGCATGCGACATCAAGTGTAGCGATCGCGGGGAACATTCCGCTGCGAAGTGGCCCGCCCGTCAGTGAAGAAACGACGCACTTCAGTATCGTGGATTCGGAGGGGTTTGCGGTCAGCAATACGTACACGCTCGAACATCGCTTTGGTTGCCGAATTGTCGTGCGTGGCATGGGATTCTTGCTAAACAACGAGATGGGCGACTTCAATCGAGTCCCCGGCTACACGAACATGGACGGTTGGATCGGAACGCCTCCTAATCAAGTGGCCCCAAACAAGAGGATGCTTAGCTCCATGTCGCCAACAATTGTCAAGGAGCACGGACACGTGCGGTTGGTGGTGGGCAGTCCTGGAAGCCGGTCAATCATCAATTCGGTCACGCTTGTGATTGCGCAACATCTGTTTTTCGGTCGAACGCTCGAGCAGTCCGTTGATGCGCAACGGTTTCATCATCAGTGGCTGCCTGATCAAATTCGCATGGAAAAGCATTTCGTGGAAACAGCTCCTGAACTGGTTTCAGAACTAGGCGACCGAGGTCACCAGGTGATCGTTGCTCCGACGCATCGCCAGGGATCAGTTCATGCGATCTCAATCATCGGGGATACTGAAGAAGCAATCGGCGTGGCGGATTGGCGACGTGGCGGTGCGGCCGAAGCGGTTGCCCAACGCTTGCCGGCAACAGAACGGCAAGACAATAATCGCCCAAGAAAGTCTATGGACAATGGAGGCGTCTCTCTGCCCGATAGCCCCAAGGTTCTTTCCAAGTTGATTCGCGAGTGA
- a CDS encoding BPL-N domain-containing protein, which produces MRLTKFLDRFQPRTSSLTLKIGLIGMLVGSATLPIADACTTAVISGRCTESGRPILWKNRDTSSSSHNEVVHFDDGPISFVAVVNASKRSSVWMGVNEAGFCIENSLSKDLRDDNPASGMGNGSFMKHALSTCRTVEDFSKLLQATDITGRKTLANFGVLDAEGGAAIVESGPKSHQVFDANDPLVAPEGFLVRANFSTTANDLPADPPADLSPGMYSSNRYCRAKGLLHQQLPLGITVPFMTKNLCRDLADSNGIAFPGSINGPTGSLPAELETDQTISRATTVSAVVIEGVAEGEDPRTTTMWTMLGDPKFTIAIPCWASVSDIADAATEPTGAEIGEVALLLREWCIDGRDKLIDTAALPGIWEDILPLEERLYAETNAALEPYRNADLDISALTQVHHQTAGQAMEALQGELDELKSDVLNTLVSTSVPSAYIKTPIQSGVLRVAICDHTDKPTKGAANLLRILTKNEGFVTERIKPKQVVDGALDSFDIVVMPGGSGSAQARRLGEDGCQTIRDFVADGGGYVGICAGAYLASSQYSWSLNLINARVFDRTHWARGQGEVELKMTAAGIRKFDTDELVSVYYGQGPLLVPDDHEDLPAYEVLASFATEVALKGAPEGAMKNTHAIIRSNYGDGRVICFSPHPETKSGPNDIIADGVRWVGGQQLSH; this is translated from the coding sequence ATGCGATTAACCAAATTTCTAGACCGTTTCCAGCCTCGCACCAGTTCGTTGACCCTCAAGATTGGTTTGATAGGAATGCTGGTCGGCAGCGCTACGCTCCCGATTGCAGATGCTTGCACTACTGCTGTGATTAGTGGTCGCTGCACAGAGAGCGGTCGTCCCATCCTTTGGAAGAATCGGGATACAAGCAGCAGTTCCCACAACGAGGTCGTGCACTTTGACGATGGGCCGATCTCTTTTGTAGCGGTTGTCAACGCGAGTAAGCGATCTTCGGTTTGGATGGGAGTCAACGAAGCTGGGTTCTGTATTGAAAATTCATTGAGCAAGGATCTCAGAGACGACAATCCGGCTTCGGGCATGGGCAACGGCTCGTTTATGAAACACGCTCTATCAACTTGTCGTACGGTCGAGGATTTCTCTAAACTGTTGCAGGCAACCGACATCACCGGCCGTAAGACGCTAGCTAACTTTGGAGTTCTTGATGCGGAGGGAGGCGCCGCCATTGTTGAGTCGGGGCCGAAGTCACATCAAGTGTTTGATGCCAATGATCCATTGGTTGCACCAGAGGGATTTCTTGTCCGCGCCAATTTTTCAACAACGGCCAATGATCTACCTGCCGATCCGCCGGCGGACCTTTCACCAGGAATGTACTCGAGCAATCGATACTGTCGCGCCAAAGGCTTGCTGCATCAACAATTACCTTTGGGGATTACGGTGCCGTTCATGACGAAAAATCTTTGCCGCGATCTAGCTGACAGCAATGGAATCGCTTTTCCGGGTTCGATCAACGGACCCACGGGTAGTCTTCCTGCCGAACTTGAGACCGATCAGACGATCAGCCGCGCCACGACTGTCTCGGCTGTCGTGATCGAGGGAGTTGCGGAAGGCGAGGATCCTCGCACCACGACGATGTGGACAATGTTGGGTGACCCGAAGTTCACCATCGCAATTCCCTGTTGGGCAAGTGTTTCGGATATCGCTGATGCGGCAACCGAACCGACCGGAGCCGAAATCGGTGAGGTGGCGTTGCTGCTTCGGGAATGGTGCATTGATGGACGTGATAAGTTGATTGATACCGCTGCGTTGCCTGGAATCTGGGAAGACATTCTTCCGTTGGAGGAAAGACTCTATGCCGAGACCAACGCAGCGCTGGAACCTTATCGAAACGCCGATCTGGACATCTCCGCGTTAACCCAAGTGCATCACCAGACCGCTGGTCAAGCAATGGAGGCGTTGCAAGGCGAGTTAGACGAACTGAAAAGTGATGTGCTTAACACTCTTGTTTCGACGAGCGTTCCTTCTGCCTACATCAAGACACCGATCCAAAGCGGTGTCTTACGTGTCGCGATTTGTGATCACACCGATAAGCCCACCAAGGGCGCCGCTAACTTGTTACGCATTCTCACCAAAAACGAAGGCTTCGTCACAGAGCGTATCAAGCCTAAGCAAGTCGTCGATGGAGCTCTCGATAGCTTTGACATCGTCGTGATGCCTGGCGGATCAGGATCGGCTCAAGCACGACGTTTGGGTGAAGATGGTTGTCAAACAATCCGAGACTTCGTTGCCGATGGAGGAGGCTATGTTGGAATCTGCGCAGGAGCATACTTAGCGAGTTCGCAGTATTCGTGGTCACTCAATCTAATCAATGCGAGGGTTTTTGACCGTACCCACTGGGCTCGTGGTCAAGGTGAGGTTGAACTCAAGATGACCGCTGCTGGAATCCGAAAATTCGATACGGATGAATTGGTTTCCGTCTACTACGGTCAAGGTCCTCTCCTGGTCCCGGATGATCATGAGGACCTGCCTGCGTACGAAGTATTGGCCAGTTTTGCTACCGAGGTTGCTTTGAAAGGGGCGCCCGAAGGTGCCATGAAGAACACCCATGCGATCATCCGTTCCAACTACGGCGATGGACGCGTGATTTGTTTCAGTCCACATCCGGAAACCAAATCTGGTCCCAACGACATCATTGCAGATGGCGTGCGTTGGGTTGGCGGGCAGCAGCTCAGTCATTAA